The following proteins are co-located in the Camelina sativa cultivar DH55 chromosome 12, Cs, whole genome shotgun sequence genome:
- the LOC104732664 gene encoding calcium-binding protein CML24-like, which produces MSSTNGVVRSCLGSMDDIRKVFQRFDKNGDGKISVDELKEVIRALSPTASPEETVTMMKQFDLDGNGFIDLDEFVALFQIGIGAGGGGNNNRNDVSDLKEAFELYDLDGNGRISAKELHSVMKNLGEKCSVQDCKKMISKVDTDGDGCVNFDEFKKMMSHGGA; this is translated from the coding sequence ATGTCGTCGACGAACGGAGTTGTTCGTAGCTGTTTAGGTTCAATGGACGACATCCGAAAAGTCTTCCAACGATTCGACAAAAACGGCGACGGGAAAATCTCAGTCGACGAGCTCAAAGAAGTGATCCGCGCTCTCTCACCAACAGCGTCACCGGAAGAGACGGTAACGATGATGAAACAGTTCGATCTCGACGGTAACGGATTCATAGATCTGGACGAGTTCGTCGCTTTGTTCCAAATCGGGATCGGAGCCGGAGGTGGAGGTAATAATAATCGGAACGATGTTAGCGATTTGAAGGAAGCGTTTGAGTTGTATGATCTTGATGGTAACGGGAGGATCTCGGCGAAAGAGCTTCACTCGGTGATGAAGAATCTGGGAGAGAAGTGTTCTGTTCAGGATTGTAAGAAGATGATTAGTAAAGTTGATACTGATGGTGATGGTTGTGTTAATTTCGATGAGtttaagaagatgatgagtcaTGGTGGAGCTTGA